In Solanum pennellii chromosome 3, SPENNV200, a single window of DNA contains:
- the LOC107013019 gene encoding methylesterase 10-like, with amino-acid sequence MEKIGEIKSFNMEKIPKKHFILVHGFCHGSWCWYKIINLLEKCGHKVTALDLGGCGINMKQLNEIDSIFDYIQPLMDLMISLSKDEKIILVSHSYGGLCISLAMEAFPHKISTGVFISAYMPNHVDPPSLLILEYFKRTSVESLMDCEFKFDQGMENPPTSAILGPQYMHANLYKNCQPEDLELSKMLIRPGKFYIQDMSKEGLLTQEKYGSVKRVYIVTQDDQVMQEEFQMYNIHKSPPHEVQIIANSGHMVMISRPHELFLCLQEMIENSYN; translated from the exons ATGGAGAAAATTGGagaaattaaaagttttaacaTGGAGAAAATTCCAAAGAAGCATTTTATTCTAGTTCATGGATTTTGTCATGGTTCTTGGTGTTGGtacaaaattatcaatttattgGAAAAATGTGGTCATAAAGTGACTGCTTTAGACCTTGGTGGTTGTGGAATTAATATGAAACAATTGAATGAAATTGATTCAATATTTGATTATATTCAACCTTTGATGGATCTTATGATATCTTTGTCTAAAGATGAAAAGATTATTTTGGTTAGTCATAGTTATGGTGGTCTTTGTATTTCTCTTGCTATGGAAGCTTTTCCACACAAAATTTCAACAGGAGTTTTTATCTCTGCTTATATGCCTAATCATGTGGATCCACCTTCTCTTCTTATTCTTGAg TACTTCAAGAGAACTTCAGTGGAGTCACTTATGGATTGCGAATTTAAGTTTGATCAAGGCATGGAAAATCCACCAACAAGTGCTATTCTTGGCCCACAGTACATGCACGCTAATCTTTACAAGAATTGCCAACCAGAG GACTTGGAATTGTCAAAAATGTTGATTAGACCAGGAAAGTTTTACATACAAGACATGTCAAAGGAAGGGTTATTGACACAAGAAAAGTATGGATCAGTAAAAAGAGTTTACATTGTAACACAAGATGATCAAGTCATGCAAGAAGAATTtcaaatgtataatatacacAAAAGTCCTCCTCATGAAGTCCAAATTATTGCCAATTCTGGCCATATGGTTATGATATCTCGACCTCACGAGCTTTTTTTATGCCTACAAGAAATGATTGAAAATTCGTATAATTGA